The following are encoded together in the Xanthomonas vesicatoria ATCC 35937 genome:
- a CDS encoding toxin-antitoxin system TumE family protein: protein MSSKSQVLTDRRVKWGEDAFAEIRIVLVPKPVRGSAHNYKYGLAYVVAGTCVLRYDNEAGKGDHKHIGAVEMPYNFTTLDQLTDDFWADVALL from the coding sequence ATGAGCAGCAAGAGTCAGGTGCTGACAGATCGCCGCGTCAAGTGGGGTGAAGATGCTTTTGCTGAAATACGTATTGTGCTTGTGCCCAAGCCCGTGCGCGGTAGTGCCCACAACTACAAATACGGTTTAGCTTACGTGGTCGCTGGGACATGTGTATTGCGTTACGACAATGAAGCGGGCAAAGGCGACCACAAGCACATAGGTGCGGTGGAAATGCCTTACAACTTCACCACCCTCGATCAATTGACAGATGATTTTTGGGCCGATGTGGCCCTACTGTGA
- a CDS encoding H-NS histone family protein has translation MRQVPPASPSAAAKAQLLEELRKLEQEEAQLKYAQTLEAFDQVVEVLTRFGSRFNAKQKSQIASLAMTGKSKGPLSSTGEVVAKYWLPHSGETWSGRGRTPRAFKAWEGTSSYKEWKSKHPDKRFPLYPG, from the coding sequence ATGCGCCAGGTTCCGCCCGCTTCACCCTCTGCCGCCGCCAAGGCCCAGCTGCTGGAAGAGTTGCGCAAGCTTGAGCAGGAAGAGGCACAGCTCAAGTATGCCCAGACCCTAGAAGCGTTCGACCAGGTCGTCGAAGTGCTCACCCGGTTCGGCAGCCGGTTTAATGCGAAGCAGAAATCCCAGATTGCCTCGCTCGCCATGACCGGCAAGTCCAAGGGCCCGCTGTCGTCCACTGGCGAGGTGGTCGCCAAATACTGGCTTCCGCATTCCGGCGAGACCTGGTCTGGCCGTGGCCGCACACCGCGTGCATTCAAGGCCTGGGAAGGCACCAGCTCCTACAAGGAATGGAAGTCCAAGCATCCGGACAAGCGTTTCCCGCTCTATCCGGGCTGA
- a CDS encoding MobA/MobL family protein has protein sequence MAIYHANVKTFSRAKGHSSIAAAAYRAGLLLEDALTGLRHDYRRRDGVVETRCIAPEDAPDWALVPAELWPAAEAAERRKDSTVAREFEFALPHELDDLQRSELAVEVTRALVGRYGFAAQASIHSPGSKDGLNWHVHVLATTRRMGPGRSYGQNQGTGRPAVGTCRGAMGARTHRLHHQCPSRKGSA, from the coding sequence ATGGCCATCTACCACGCCAACGTCAAAACCTTCAGCCGTGCCAAAGGACATTCGTCCATCGCAGCAGCCGCCTACCGCGCCGGTCTGCTGTTGGAGGACGCGCTCACCGGCCTGCGCCACGACTACCGCCGCCGGGACGGCGTCGTCGAAACGCGCTGCATCGCCCCCGAGGACGCGCCCGATTGGGCCCTGGTCCCCGCTGAGCTCTGGCCGGCGGCTGAGGCGGCCGAGCGTCGCAAAGATTCGACGGTTGCCCGGGAGTTCGAGTTCGCGTTGCCGCACGAACTCGATGACCTCCAGCGGTCCGAGCTGGCCGTGGAAGTCACCCGCGCATTGGTCGGGCGCTACGGGTTCGCGGCCCAGGCCAGCATCCACAGCCCAGGCAGCAAGGACGGCCTGAACTGGCACGTCCACGTCCTGGCAACGACGCGGCGCATGGGGCCCGGACGGTCTTACGGACAAAACCAAGGAACTGGACGGCCGGCCGTCGGCACGTGTCGAGGTGCAATGGGTGCGCGAACTCATCGCCTCCACCATCAATGCCCATCTCGAAAAGGCAGCGCTTGA
- the rimK gene encoding 30S ribosomal protein S6--L-glutamate ligase, with product MSRPRRVPAAMKIAILSRNSKLYSTRRLIEAGRKRGHTVRILDPLRCYMRIAADGFSLHYKGKPITGFDAVIPRIGASVTRYATAVLRQLEFMGTYTPNPSDAILRSRDKLRAHQLLAAQGIDMPVTVFGDNPDDTQDLLSMLGPPPHVVKLNEGAQGAGVILTEKASASRGVVEALRGLYANFIVQEFIGEAEGADLRCFVVGDRVVAAMRRQAAEGDFRSNLHLGGTAAVAEATEQEQQVAVRSARALGLAVAGVDLIRSKRGPLVLEVNSTPGLEGVEGVCGVDVAANIIQYLEQSAR from the coding sequence ATGTCCAGGCCGCGCCGTGTTCCTGCTGCGATGAAAATCGCCATTCTTTCGCGCAACAGCAAACTGTATTCGACCCGGCGGCTCATCGAGGCCGGTCGCAAGCGTGGTCATACGGTGCGTATCCTCGACCCGCTGCGTTGCTACATGCGCATCGCCGCCGATGGCTTCAGCCTGCACTACAAAGGCAAACCGATTACCGGCTTCGATGCGGTGATTCCACGCATCGGCGCCTCGGTGACCCGCTATGCCACCGCCGTGCTGCGCCAGCTCGAATTCATGGGCACTTACACCCCCAATCCTTCGGACGCCATCCTGCGTTCGCGCGACAAGCTACGTGCGCATCAACTGCTGGCGGCGCAGGGCATCGACATGCCGGTCACCGTGTTCGGCGACAACCCGGACGACACCCAGGACCTGCTCTCCATGCTCGGCCCGCCACCGCATGTGGTGAAGTTGAACGAGGGCGCGCAAGGCGCCGGGGTGATCCTGACCGAGAAGGCCAGTGCCTCGCGCGGCGTGGTCGAAGCGCTGCGTGGGCTGTACGCCAATTTCATCGTGCAGGAGTTCATCGGTGAAGCCGAAGGCGCCGACTTGCGTTGCTTCGTGGTCGGCGACCGCGTCGTCGCGGCGATGCGCCGCCAGGCGGCGGAGGGCGACTTCCGGTCCAACCTGCATCTCGGCGGTACCGCCGCGGTCGCTGAGGCGACCGAGCAGGAGCAGCAGGTGGCTGTGCGCTCGGCGCGCGCGCTGGGCCTGGCGGTGGCCGGCGTCGACCTCATCCGCTCCAAACGTGGGCCGTTGGTTCTGGAAGTCAATTCGACACCTGGCCTGGAAGGTGTAGAGGGCGTTTGCGGGGTCGATGTGGCGGCCAACATCATCCAATACCTTGAGCAATCCGCCCGTTGA
- a CDS encoding STN domain-containing protein, with the protein MSVVRNRLPALVVALGAILCAGPVFAACQPGPFAVSLPAQRLDERLQELAHVTGCAVEVDPTLLQGKHAVALSGSLTTDQVFVQSVRGSGLEAVPADDHWRVNQAQQLYFAERVETLRSAIADARKSKSITPGRAKKLTAYLSKIAVDVPRLVREQGFLSAAERASYGRMLKDVEQSLGRV; encoded by the coding sequence ATGTCTGTTGTTCGTAATCGTTTGCCTGCGCTCGTCGTTGCACTGGGTGCCATCCTCTGTGCGGGCCCCGTCTTCGCAGCCTGCCAGCCAGGGCCGTTTGCTGTTTCGTTGCCTGCACAGCGGCTCGACGAGCGCTTGCAGGAGTTGGCCCACGTCACCGGATGCGCGGTGGAAGTAGATCCGACACTTCTGCAAGGCAAGCACGCCGTTGCCTTATCCGGATCCTTGACCACCGATCAGGTGTTCGTTCAATCGGTGCGCGGCAGCGGCCTGGAAGCAGTGCCAGCCGATGACCATTGGCGCGTCAATCAGGCGCAGCAACTGTACTTTGCCGAGCGGGTGGAGACCTTGCGCAGCGCGATTGCGGATGCGCGCAAGAGCAAATCGATAACGCCCGGACGCGCGAAAAAACTGACGGCGTACCTGTCGAAGATTGCTGTCGATGTCCCCAGGCTTGTGCGCGAGCAAGGTTTTCTCAGTGCGGCGGAGCGGGCGTCTTATGGGCGCATGTTGAAAGATGTCGAGCAGTCGCTAGGAAGGGTCTGA
- a CDS encoding HNH endonuclease, which produces MSDAFRRYGVEIKDPQFNSSAMSENPRQVILSLWSHNFSPDMSRYAMETAHWQGSGKHTFRAHLEQALAERLPIRVVVATSDNPTEVMAGNAARASKDFEPDFSLVGHVVSLEANSFELAFERDGELPETEVILRDRATVKYWHVAEAVGALAKPSSTSEIREWLGAHYPGEDHSDLGANLSFLTVNDTNRRHYDKTRKDWRSNFNHPRDLLFRRGKSRGVTYEPFRASIHGHWTLQPNDGGVWEAVQLAATAQSTAEAEGQDAAFSHLPPLDSDHDARVWAMRAVAQRRGQSFFRNQLLDAYGGRCAITGCSAKEVLEAAHILPYRGDHTDRVDNGLLLRADLHTLFDCLLLWVTPENKVALAPSLLTTDYLALRGQTVRQPESKTNRPNPDHLSEHARRCQELDGASGP; this is translated from the coding sequence ATGAGCGATGCCTTTCGCCGATATGGCGTTGAGATCAAGGACCCGCAGTTCAACTCGTCCGCCATGTCTGAGAATCCGCGCCAAGTCATTTTGAGCCTGTGGTCGCACAACTTTTCTCCCGACATGTCCCGCTATGCGATGGAGACCGCTCATTGGCAGGGCAGTGGCAAGCACACTTTCCGTGCTCATCTCGAGCAGGCCCTCGCGGAACGCTTGCCAATCCGAGTCGTGGTGGCTACCTCTGACAATCCGACGGAAGTCATGGCCGGCAATGCCGCCCGCGCCTCCAAGGACTTCGAGCCGGACTTCAGCCTGGTCGGCCATGTGGTATCGCTTGAGGCCAATTCTTTTGAACTTGCGTTTGAGCGCGATGGCGAGCTCCCTGAAACAGAGGTGATCCTGCGCGACCGAGCTACCGTGAAATACTGGCACGTGGCTGAGGCCGTGGGAGCGCTGGCCAAGCCTTCCTCCACCTCAGAAATTCGGGAGTGGCTTGGTGCGCACTATCCAGGCGAGGATCACTCCGACCTGGGAGCGAACTTGTCTTTCCTGACCGTCAACGACACGAATCGTCGGCATTACGACAAGACGCGGAAGGATTGGCGCTCGAACTTCAATCATCCTCGTGATCTCCTTTTCAGACGAGGCAAATCCCGAGGCGTGACGTATGAGCCCTTTCGAGCAAGCATCCATGGCCACTGGACTTTGCAGCCGAACGACGGCGGCGTTTGGGAGGCTGTGCAGTTGGCCGCCACCGCACAATCGACAGCCGAGGCAGAAGGGCAAGACGCGGCATTTTCGCATCTGCCTCCATTGGATTCAGACCATGACGCACGTGTCTGGGCCATGCGTGCAGTAGCCCAGCGCCGTGGTCAATCTTTTTTCCGGAACCAGTTGCTGGACGCGTATGGCGGCCGTTGTGCCATCACTGGCTGTTCGGCGAAGGAGGTCTTGGAGGCGGCGCATATATTGCCTTACCGAGGAGACCACACCGACCGGGTGGACAACGGCTTGTTGCTCCGCGCCGACCTCCACACCCTTTTCGACTGCCTGCTGCTCTGGGTCACCCCAGAGAACAAGGTCGCGTTGGCTCCATCGTTGCTTACCACTGACTACCTTGCTCTCAGAGGCCAGACTGTGCGTCAGCCGGAGTCAAAGACGAACCGCCCCAATCCCGACCATCTGAGCGAACACGCCCGGCGTTGTCAGGAGCTCGACGGCGCATCAGGCCCATAG
- a CDS encoding HNH endonuclease, translated as MWLALPNELGLSPRSARPYQCTAEHLIAQQDGGLDMPENVVAAHARCNQGRHKRQGPAPSPDVFKQLVRKRLAMGRWWPTPPTGTHIGC; from the coding sequence ATGTGGCTCGCCTTGCCTAACGAACTGGGCTTAAGCCCCCGCTCGGCCCGTCCTTACCAATGCACGGCCGAACACCTGATTGCTCAACAAGACGGCGGCTTGGATATGCCCGAGAACGTGGTGGCCGCGCACGCCCGCTGCAACCAAGGACGCCACAAGCGGCAAGGGCCTGCTCCATCTCCTGACGTGTTCAAGCAGCTGGTTCGAAAGAGACTTGCAATGGGAAGATGGTGGCCCACGCCTCCAACTGGAACTCACATCGGATGTTGA
- the glgX gene encoding glycogen debranching protein GlgX codes for MRRPASAAYANPSRIRQGRPFPRGAVFDGKGTNFALFSAHATRVELCLFDEQGNETRVDLPEYTNEIWHGYLPDAKPGQRYGYRVHGPYEPTEGHRFNHNKLLLDPYARELEGDLIWADELYGYTVGHPDGDLSFDERDSAPFMPKCVVVEDTYDWGDDARLLKPWNETVIYETHVRGYTMRNPQVPEAVRGTFAGLAQPQVLQYIKDLGITAVELLPVHAYLDDQHLLDKGLRNYWGYNTIGFFALKSRYLSSGHRDEFRDMVKAMHKQGLEVILDVVYNHTAEGSELGPTLSFKGIDNASYYRLAEDKRYYINDTGTGNTLNLSNSRVIQFVNDSLRYWAGEMHVDGFRFDLATILGREPSGFDQRGGFLDACNQDPLLSEVKLIAEPWDCGPGGYQVGHFPPGWSEWNDKFRDNAREFWKGEDGKLAEFATRFTGSADLFDRRGRRPWASVNFITAHDGFTLRDLVSYNEKHNIDNGEDNRDGSSNDGSCNYGEEGETDNADILQIRERQMKNLLATLLLSQGTPMMLSGDERAQSQGGNNNTYCQDNEITWLDWDNDPTEGRLTDFVKALTKLRKRYPILSRGRFLNGQYNEEAGLRDLTWLNPGGTEMEDAHWTDAGARSVGLLLEGKAQTSGVKELANDDTLLIVINAYHEGVTFTLPATDEPVHWKLVLSTDEALEVDMMPAGASEFLAPPRSVSVFECKNDQ; via the coding sequence ATGCGACGTCCAGCAAGCGCGGCCTATGCCAACCCCTCCCGCATCCGCCAGGGGCGCCCGTTTCCCCGCGGCGCCGTCTTCGATGGCAAGGGCACCAATTTCGCGTTGTTTTCTGCGCACGCCACCCGTGTAGAACTGTGCCTGTTCGACGAACAGGGCAACGAAACACGCGTCGACCTCCCCGAATACACCAATGAGATCTGGCACGGTTACCTACCCGATGCCAAGCCGGGCCAGCGCTATGGCTACCGTGTACATGGCCCATATGAGCCGACCGAAGGCCACCGCTTCAATCACAACAAGCTGTTGCTGGACCCGTACGCACGCGAGCTCGAAGGCGATCTGATCTGGGCCGACGAGCTGTATGGCTACACGGTCGGTCATCCGGACGGCGACCTGAGCTTCGACGAGCGCGACAGTGCGCCGTTCATGCCCAAGTGCGTGGTCGTCGAAGACACCTACGATTGGGGCGACGATGCGCGACTGCTCAAGCCGTGGAACGAAACAGTCATCTACGAAACCCACGTCCGCGGCTATACCATGCGTAACCCGCAAGTGCCCGAGGCCGTGCGCGGCACCTTCGCTGGTCTCGCGCAGCCGCAAGTCTTGCAGTACATCAAGGACCTGGGCATCACCGCCGTCGAACTCTTGCCCGTGCATGCGTACCTGGACGATCAGCATCTGCTGGACAAGGGACTGCGCAATTACTGGGGCTACAACACCATCGGCTTTTTCGCGCTGAAGTCGCGTTACCTCTCCAGCGGCCATCGCGACGAGTTCCGCGACATGGTCAAAGCCATGCACAAGCAGGGCCTGGAAGTGATTCTGGACGTGGTCTACAACCATACCGCCGAAGGCAGTGAACTGGGGCCGACGCTCTCGTTCAAGGGCATCGACAACGCAAGCTACTATCGCCTTGCCGAAGACAAGCGCTATTACATCAACGACACCGGTACCGGCAACACGCTCAATCTGAGCAACTCGCGGGTGATCCAGTTCGTCAACGATTCGCTGCGCTATTGGGCAGGCGAGATGCACGTGGACGGCTTCCGCTTCGATCTGGCGACGATCCTGGGCCGCGAGCCGAGCGGCTTCGACCAGCGAGGTGGATTCCTGGATGCGTGCAACCAGGATCCGCTGCTGTCGGAGGTCAAGCTCATCGCCGAGCCGTGGGACTGTGGGCCGGGCGGCTACCAGGTGGGTCATTTCCCGCCGGGCTGGTCGGAGTGGAACGACAAGTTCCGCGACAACGCGCGCGAGTTCTGGAAAGGCGAGGACGGCAAGCTGGCAGAGTTCGCAACACGCTTCACCGGCTCGGCCGATCTGTTCGACCGCCGCGGCCGCCGCCCCTGGGCCTCGGTCAACTTCATCACCGCGCATGACGGCTTCACCCTGCGCGACCTGGTGAGCTACAACGAAAAGCACAACATCGACAACGGCGAAGACAACCGCGACGGCTCGTCCAACGACGGCTCCTGCAATTACGGCGAAGAAGGCGAGACCGACAACGCCGACATCCTGCAGATTCGCGAGCGGCAAATGAAGAATCTGCTTGCGACACTGCTGCTGTCGCAAGGCACGCCGATGATGCTCAGCGGCGACGAACGTGCGCAGTCCCAGGGTGGCAACAACAACACCTATTGTCAGGACAACGAGATCACGTGGCTGGATTGGGACAACGACCCAACCGAGGGTCGGCTCACCGACTTCGTCAAGGCATTGACCAAGCTACGCAAGCGCTACCCGATCCTGTCACGTGGCCGCTTCCTCAATGGGCAATACAACGAAGAGGCTGGCCTGCGCGATCTCACCTGGCTCAATCCCGGTGGCACCGAGATGGAAGACGCACATTGGACAGACGCAGGTGCGCGCTCGGTTGGCCTGCTATTGGAAGGCAAGGCGCAGACCTCCGGCGTCAAGGAGCTGGCTAACGACGACACCTTGCTGATCGTCATCAACGCCTACCATGAGGGCGTTACCTTCACCCTGCCAGCCACCGACGAACCGGTGCATTGGAAATTGGTACTGTCCACCGATGAAGCACTGGAAGTGGACATGATGCCGGCCGGCGCCAGCGAATTCCTGGCACCGCCACGCAGCGTGTCGGTCTTCGAGTGCAAGAACGATCAATAA